A part of Macrobrachium nipponense isolate FS-2020 chromosome 26, ASM1510439v2, whole genome shotgun sequence genomic DNA contains:
- the LOC135199634 gene encoding uncharacterized protein LOC135199634 translates to MESEHEKKNTEKTEEYLDTILQNEAEGAADEEEQEGEEEQEGEDERDGEEAPQFAEARQLAAAGQEKTALRMTRRTKHLLSALQVGDNATLKVPDFDRGPSDSWNLMVVVLLRDEDLYQVGCREGRITTRCTAADIDPVKEKLLTPDEVPDVEMALRTAVTRYTGGQGCFSKGFVKDIEDQLCGWKKESYRETMRLQ, encoded by the exons AACTGAAGAATATTTAGACACCATCCTCCAAAATGAAGCCGAAGGGGCGGCTGATGAAGAGGaacaagaaggagaggaggaacagGAAGGAGAAGATGAACGAGATGGAGAAGAGGCCCCGCAATTCGCTGAAGCTCGGCAACTGGCTGCAGCCGGCCAAGAAAAAACCGCACTTAGAATGACAAGGAGAACGAAACACCTCTTAAGTGCCCTACAAGTGGGTGACAACGCGACGCTGAAAGTTCCCGACTTTGATCGTGGGCCGAGTGACAGCTGGAACCTCATGGTTGTGGTACTGCTGAGAGACGAGGACCTGTACCAGGTAGGCTGCAGAGAAGGACGCATAACCACCCGGTGCACGGCAGCTGACATAGACCCCGTTAAGGAGAAGCTCCTCACCCCAGATGAGGTTCCTGACGTTGAAATGGCTTTGAGAACCGCTGTAACCAGGTACACAGGAGGCCAAGG TTGCTTCAGCAAAGGCTTTGTTAAGGATATAGAGGATCAGTTATGTGGCTGGAAAAAGGAAAGTTACCGGGAGACGATGCGGTTACAATAA